Within the Gordonia westfalica genome, the region TATCGACTCCGGGCTGCTCGGGGTCGTCACCGTGTCCGTCGCCGACACCGCGCAGGCGGTGGGGCTGCTTCGAAGCGGCCACGGACAAGGACTCGTTCAGCGCACCACGACCGAGGTCGTCGTCGACGCCGATGTCGCGGAGATCCCGGTCGGCGTCGACGGCGAGTCGGTGCGACTCCCGACGCCGGTGCGCTGCACCATCACCCCGGCGGCACTGCGCGTGCGCGTTCCCCGCGAACGCCCGGAGATCCGCGTCGCACCACCACAGCTGGACTGGATCCGCCTGTGGAATCTACTCCGGCCCGGACCGGTCGGGCGCCGAGTCGGGGGCTGAGCCGAGACTCCGATACGCCGCGACGGCCGACTCGACCGTGGGGAAGAACCGGGATTCGTCGAACCGGTCGCCGACACCGAACCTGATGATCTTGTCCTTGATCGGCCCCTTGAGTTCCGCGAACACCAAACGCACCGAGGATGATTCGAGTGACCGGTCGAGGTCGACGAGTTCGTCGACGGCGGTGGTGTCGAGACCGGTGATGGGCTCCGCGGCGACGACGACCCAGTCGACCGGGGTCTCGCTGCGCGCCAGCACCTTCCGGACGTGTTCGGCGAAGATCTTGCCGTTGGCGAAGAACAGCGGCGCGTCGAAGCGGATGAGCACGAGCCCGGGAATCCGGTGACCCTCCGGATGCCGGGCGACATCGTGAAAGCCGGTGCCCGCCAGCTCCACGAGCTCCGTTCGATACGGCTGCCAGGCGCGTGCGACCACCGCGACGAAGGACAGTCCGATCGCGACCAGGATGCCCTCGAGCACACCGACGAGCGCGACACCGAAGAAAGCCGCTACCGCCAGACCGAATTCGAGCGTGCTCAGTCGCCACATCCGGATCATCCCGGGAATGTCGAGCAGCGCCGTCGCCGCCACGATCACGACCGCCGCCAGCGTGGCGTCGGGTAGATAGGCGGTGACGCCGGGAGCCACCAGGACGAACACCAGCACCGCGACCGCCCCGACCACGCCGGCGAGCTGTGTGCGGGCGCCGGCCTGTTCGGCGACCGGCGTACGTGAACCGCTTGCGGAGATGGGGAATCCGCCGAACAGTCCGCCGGCGATGTTGGCCGTGCCGATCGCTTTCATCTCCGTGCTGCCGTCGACATCCTCGCCGTGCCGGGCGGCGAAGGTCCGCGACAGCACGCCGGAGTCGGCGAAGGCGATGAGCGCGATGCCCGCGGCCGGTCCGAGAAGCGACAGCACCTCGCCCCACTCGATCCCGCCGTACTGCGGAAGGGGCAGCCCCTCCGGCAGGGCGCCGACCATGCCGATGTCGTCGTCGAGCCCGAGCACCGCCGTCACCACGATCGAACCGACCACGGCGACGAGGACCCCCGGAATCCTCGGGAGCCATCGCCGGAACGCGACGATCACCAGGAGGCACACGATCCCCATCGCGGCGGCGACCCCGTCGACGTCACCGTGCGCGATCGAGGTGACGATCTCACCGATCTCCTCGAACAGTCCCGAGGCGTCGACGGAGAAGCCGAGCAGCTTCGGCAACTGCCCGATGACGACGATCACCGCGATCGCGTTGAGGTAACCGA harbors:
- a CDS encoding SulP family inorganic anion transporter, with product MSGGRSGLWRLPGLATARGYERDWLRADITAGLVLTALLIPAGMGYAEAAGLPAYAGLWATIVPLLAYAVVGPSKILVLGPDSSLAPLIAAAVLPLAAVGDPEDALALAGILAVLVGAILVLGGYLRLGFVTELLSKPLRLGYLNAIAVIVVIGQLPKLLGFSVDASGLFEEIGEIVTSIAHGDVDGVAAAMGIVCLLVIVAFRRWLPRIPGVLVAVVGSIVVTAVLGLDDDIGMVGALPEGLPLPQYGGIEWGEVLSLLGPAAGIALIAFADSGVLSRTFAARHGEDVDGSTEMKAIGTANIAGGLFGGFPISASGSRTPVAEQAGARTQLAGVVGAVAVLVFVLVAPGVTAYLPDATLAAVVIVAATALLDIPGMIRMWRLSTLEFGLAVAAFFGVALVGVLEGILVAIGLSFVAVVARAWQPYRTELVELAGTGFHDVARHPEGHRIPGLVLIRFDAPLFFANGKIFAEHVRKVLARSETPVDWVVVAAEPITGLDTTAVDELVDLDRSLESSSVRLVFAELKGPIKDKIIRFGVGDRFDESRFFPTVESAVAAYRSLGSAPDSAPDRSGPE